AAGGGTCAGCGTGAGTTCGCCACCACCTATCACTGGATGCTTTCAGCTCGCTCGGCAGCTTGTCCAGATCCCTGTATTTCCTCGCTGTCTTTTCATCCATGCCAGCTTGCAATGCCGAGATTACAAGGCTTTTTCCCGCGCTTAAATTTTTCTTCAATTTCTTCACCTGATTGTCAGTGATCATCCAATGATCCTCCATATCACAACATTGGATAACCGGGTTTGCATTAAGCGGGAATTCTAATTGTCGTCAGGGGGGATTTATAACTGTCGTTGATCACCCTTTGCTTTATTTCAACAATATTGCCTTTTATCCCTGTTTATTCAAAATTCAGGTCGGTATTTATGATGGACTCGCAAAAAGTCTAAAAATAGCTTAAGCGTCATGCCGGACTTGATCCGGCGCCCAGTAATTTCAGCCACTTCCGGATTCCGGCCTGCGCCGGAATGACGGTAATCGGACTTTTTGCGGCCTTGTCATTTATATGTCTCTTACGAGCCGGACATAATTGGTGATGCGGACAGCATCGCCCTGGGGGCCACGACCATTCGGGTAATTGGCCGGGTTGCCCGCCATGATATCCGACTTTTGTGAACCAGCTCCGTGAACGTCAATCCACGATCCATTTACGTATCCAATCGCTCGGCCAAAGGAAATATAAACACCTGAGGGACTTGGGCCTCCGTCGAGCAAGACTGTACCAGTCCAGATATACGGATAGTCTGATTGCCCTGCTTCGTTCGTTATGGCAGTGCTGTTAAAATAATTGATGTCAATGGCCGGGGAATTCGTTGTTGAAGGAGATCTTGTGTAATCCACGATGCTCTGAAGCTCCTTTGCATTGGGAAGTCTCCAGTCATTGTGACCAAGATAGTTTGCCGCGTTTTGTGCCTGCACCCAGGCTAAAGCGTCGGCCCAGTTCATCCCCTGCCTGCTGTCATCCTTAGACCACATGAGTCCTGTAGCCAGATCACTGACGGTAGAATCAGAATTTGCCTGAAAGGAATTTTTGCCATATTCAGGATTCCCCCTGACATAACGGACATATAATAGTTTGCCAACTGTTTCACCGCTGCTTGGCTCATACTTTGGATATCCTTTGATACGGCCATCGGCAAAGTTGACGCCAAATATAGTCGCATTGTTGTGCATTGTGGTGGTTACATAGGCTGTTGCTGACCAGTCCTGGCAATCAATGACCCGCTCAGACCCAATACCGCTTCCATAGACAAACCCGAAGTAATTGGTATCAATAAATGGAGTAAAGCCAGTTGTCACCATATTATCCGGGCCATTAACTCCGCTGAATTTAATGAGCGAGTAAAGCTCTTTGATTGTAGGCATACGCCAGTCGCTATATCCGCCGACGCGGCAAGAAGAAGCGCCTGAAACAGCATCGTCCCAGGAAATTCTATTTCCCCTTTCCTGAACCCATACAAGCCCGGTATTCAAATCAGTTATGGTTCCGTCTCCATTATTCTTGTACGAAGGCTGATTGCCCTGGATCTGGGAATCCTGGCCGGAAAATGCCTGGCCAGCCGCTGGAGGGCTGATTTCAGAAGTATTTCCATAGGTTTTAGTCTGCCCTGTATCCACTATTTTATAATTAACAGAAGATGACTCTGATGCCCCAACAGCAACATTTGTCCCAATTATTGGCAGCGCGGCAGGTTCATTTGCCGGATCTGTTACTGCTCTTGCCACAACAACGTAATTACCTGGATTTGAAAAAGCATGGGAGCAGGTATTGGCAGTTGAATATTCCTGCATGATTTCCCAGGTGCTTGTGGGATATGAGTATGTACCGTAATTACCGCAGCTATAGAATTTATAATATATCTGACTGTTATCAGGGGTGGAGGCATTCAGAAAAAAATTCACGGATTCCCCAGCCTTAAGAGATGGCGTAGCAGAGGAATTGAAATCCGCAATATTCACCTGGCCAGAGTCTCCGCCCACTGAAACAAGCCCGCCAATGATGGGAAGAGCGTCAGGTTCATTTGCAGGATCAGTTACCGCCCTTACCACAACAATATAGTTTCCTGATGACGGCACGGAATAGGCGGCTGTTTTTGCTGTGGAATAATCTTTGACAACAACCCATTCCGAGGTTTCATAATCAGAAGTCCCGTAATTAGGGCAGTAATAAAATTTGTAGTACATTTGTTCAGAATCAGAAGATGAAGCTTCAACGCTGACGCTGAAAGAATCTCCGGGCATTATCGGCGTTACGGAGCTATTAATGATTATTTTTGAGATAGCAATAGTTGTCCCTGCGGATACATTCACAGCCATCACAATGAACAGCAAAAAAGCCACAATTATTAAAAAAAATGATTTTCTGGTCATGGCCATTATTCTCAGGAGTTTATTGCTGCTGTTAATGAAGATGGAGTCGCAAAAAGTCCGGTTCCCGTCATCCCTGCGCAGGCCCAGATCCATAACTTACTAAAAATACTGAATACTTGATCAATCCGGCATGATCACAACGCTTTTATTTGTCTTTTTGCGAGTCCATCAATTTTGTTTTTTAATTTCAAAGTTTAACTGGAAGATAGACTTCTTTCAAAAGGGTTTCCAGAGATCAAATCTGAAAT
Above is a genomic segment from Desulforegula conservatrix Mb1Pa containing:
- a CDS encoding Lcl C-terminal domain-containing protein, translating into MTRKSFFLIIVAFLLFIVMAVNVSAGTTIAISKIIINSSVTPIMPGDSFSVSVEASSSDSEQMYYKFYYCPNYGTSDYETSEWVVVKDYSTAKTAAYSVPSSGNYIVVVRAVTDPANEPDALPIIGGLVSVGGDSGQVNIADFNSSATPSLKAGESVNFFLNASTPDNSQIYYKFYSCGNYGTYSYPTSTWEIMQEYSTANTCSHAFSNPGNYVVVARAVTDPANEPAALPIIGTNVAVGASESSSVNYKIVDTGQTKTYGNTSEISPPAAGQAFSGQDSQIQGNQPSYKNNGDGTITDLNTGLVWVQERGNRISWDDAVSGASSCRVGGYSDWRMPTIKELYSLIKFSGVNGPDNMVTTGFTPFIDTNYFGFVYGSGIGSERVIDCQDWSATAYVTTTMHNNATIFGVNFADGRIKGYPKYEPSSGETVGKLLYVRYVRGNPEYGKNSFQANSDSTVSDLATGLMWSKDDSRQGMNWADALAWVQAQNAANYLGHNDWRLPNAKELQSIVDYTRSPSTTNSPAIDINYFNSTAITNEAGQSDYPYIWTGTVLLDGGPSPSGVYISFGRAIGYVNGSWIDVHGAGSQKSDIMAGNPANYPNGRGPQGDAVRITNYVRLVRDI